GAACGCTTCCATCCAGTATTGGGCAAGAGACGCCCCCACCGAGGGGTTGATTACGCCGCCGCCACCGGCACACCAATCAAGGCTGCCGGTGATGGCAAAGTCATTTGGCGAGGCACCAAGGGCGGATATGGCCGTACCATCATCATCCAGCACGGTGGCAATATTACAACGCTGTATGCGCACATGAGTCGCTACCAAAAGGGCGTCAACAACGGCAGTCGCGTCAAACAGGGCCAGATCATCGGTTATGTCGGCGCATCAGGCCTCGCCACCGGCCCACACCTGCACTATGAATTCCGCATTAATGGCACTCATAAGAACCCGCTCACTGTAGCCTTGCCTCAGGCTGAATCGGTTCCGGCAAACGAGATGAATGCTTTCAACTCCCAGACAGGCAGCATCATGGCCGAGCTGAATCAGCGAACCGACACCCGCCTTGCCCTGAATGAGCCTGAACAATGACAGACCCGGAGTTTTATATCGGACTGATGTCCGGAACAAGCCTGGACAGCATAGACGCGGTACTGGTTCGATTCACACCGTCGTTCGAACTCTGCTCGGCTTACAGCCACCCCCTGCCCAGTGAGCTGCGCCAGCAGATCACCCAGCTGACGCAGCCCGGCAATGATGAGATTGAACAACTGGGGCGACTGGATATAGCGCTCGGTGAAATCTTTGCAGACGCAACTCTGTGTTTGTTGCAACAGGCCGGAGTATCGACTGACGCAATCAAGGCGATAGGCTCCCATGGCCAGACCGTTCGCCACCGGCCGGGGGCTGGCTTCAGCCTTCAGATTGGCGATCCAAACACGATTACAGAGCGCACCGGTATTACTACCGTAGCTGATTTCCGTCGCCGGGACTTGGCCGCTGGTGGTCAAGGCGCCCCACTGGTACCCGCCTTTCATGAGGCGTTATTCCGCAGTCCGATTGCCGACCGGATGATCGCCAACCTTGGCGGCATGGCCAATATTACCTTATTGCCGGCTGACCCGATGAGTCCGGTGCTGGGCTACGACACTGGGCCGGCCAATGTGCTGATGGATGGATGGATCGAGCACAACCAACTCGGCTGTTACGACAGGGACGGCGCTTGGGCTGCAACGGGTACAGTCGACACCAAACTGCTGAATGCCTTGCTTGCACACCCTTTTTTTCACGCTGCGCCACCGAAAAGCACCGGACGCGAAGACTTCAACCCGAACTGGCTCAACATCATGCTTGCTCAATTCAACCATGAGCAGGCCCCTGAAAACATACAGGCGACACTGTTGGAACTGACAGCCATCACCCTGTGTGACGCCATCCGCAGCCAGCTGCTAATCCAACCTGAAGTGTATCTGTGTGGCGGAGGCAGCCATAACAGTCGCTTGGTGGAACGCATTCGCGCCCGACTCTCAGATTGCCGAGTTGACAGCACAACTGCACTTGGGCTTGACCCTGATTGGGTTGAAGCAACCGCTTTTGCATGGTTTGCCATGCGGACCCTTCAACAGCAAACCTCAAGCCTGCCAGAGGTGACAGGTGCCAAAGGCCCTCGCATACTGGGCACTATCTGTCCGGCCTGAATTCCGAAATGCAAAACGCCAGCTCAGCGGCTGGCGTTTTGACTGACTGATCGGTACAGAGAGATCAAATCGAAAAGGAAGAACCACACCCACAGGTTGTAGCGGCGTTGGGGTTGTTGATTACAAACTGCGAACCCTGCAGCCCTTCCTTATAATCTACCTCAGCGCCAGCCAGATACTGGAAGCTCATCGGGTCAACGACCAACAGCACACCATCACGCTCTACGACTGTATCGTCATCAGCCGTA
This DNA window, taken from Marinobacterium iners, encodes the following:
- a CDS encoding anhydro-N-acetylmuramic acid kinase; protein product: MTDPEFYIGLMSGTSLDSIDAVLVRFTPSFELCSAYSHPLPSELRQQITQLTQPGNDEIEQLGRLDIALGEIFADATLCLLQQAGVSTDAIKAIGSHGQTVRHRPGAGFSLQIGDPNTITERTGITTVADFRRRDLAAGGQGAPLVPAFHEALFRSPIADRMIANLGGMANITLLPADPMSPVLGYDTGPANVLMDGWIEHNQLGCYDRDGAWAATGTVDTKLLNALLAHPFFHAAPPKSTGREDFNPNWLNIMLAQFNHEQAPENIQATLLELTAITLCDAIRSQLLIQPEVYLCGGGSHNSRLVERIRARLSDCRVDSTTALGLDPDWVEATAFAWFAMRTLQQQTSSLPEVTGAKGPRILGTICPA
- the erpA gene encoding iron-sulfur cluster insertion protein ErpA; the encoded protein is MSETAQDAPLAFTEAAARKVRRLLDEEQNDNLKLRVYITGGGCAGFSYGFTFDENTADDDTVVERDGVLLVVDPMSFQYLAGAEVDYKEGLQGSQFVINNPNAATTCGCGSSFSI